The following proteins are co-located in the Candidatus Nanosynbacter sp. HMT-352 genome:
- a CDS encoding ABC transporter permease yields MSKMHNLGTVFKFETLRTLKKPTFWLTALGFPLLIGVLYGIMFWSQSTTIEASKNLEKQEFSLEVTDDSKLVKPELLTAIKAKTAKSKESGIDDVKNNKVDAYVYFPKDLSKQKVEVYGKDVGLFQNGKYGAVAQSLLSQSVASDVNPAQVAILRDKVQLSSTTYLDGKEHGGINEMIVPGMFLVVLFILISIFGNQMLISTTEEKENRTVEMLLTTVKTDTLITGKILSLMVLALIQILVIVLPVLAGYLAFGSKLQLPNLDLSTLVFDPVRIGLAIIIFSASFTLFTGMLVTLGAMMPTAKEASQWFGIVIMLFIGPFYGITAFVSFPDYFFVKFLSLFPFTAPIPLLLRNAIGNLPIWEALLGTAILVATAVFVMWLSVRVFRYGAMSYDSKLSLSALRTRRKAGKV; encoded by the coding sequence ATGAGTAAAATGCATAATTTGGGGACGGTTTTCAAATTTGAAACGCTTAGAACACTGAAGAAACCGACGTTCTGGTTGACGGCATTGGGATTCCCTTTGTTGATTGGCGTGCTGTATGGCATTATGTTTTGGTCGCAAAGCACGACTATTGAAGCGTCAAAAAATCTGGAAAAGCAAGAATTTTCACTGGAAGTCACGGACGATTCGAAGTTGGTGAAGCCAGAATTACTGACGGCAATTAAAGCCAAAACTGCCAAATCGAAAGAATCTGGAATTGACGACGTAAAAAATAATAAGGTTGATGCGTATGTTTATTTTCCAAAAGATTTGAGCAAGCAAAAGGTCGAAGTTTACGGTAAAGATGTTGGGTTATTCCAAAACGGAAAATACGGCGCAGTGGCGCAGAGCTTATTGAGTCAATCAGTAGCAAGTGACGTTAATCCAGCACAAGTTGCGATTTTACGCGACAAAGTCCAATTGTCATCAACCACATATCTGGACGGAAAAGAGCATGGCGGTATTAATGAGATGATCGTGCCGGGAATGTTTTTGGTTGTTTTGTTCATTCTCATTAGCATTTTTGGCAATCAAATGCTCATTAGCACCACTGAGGAAAAAGAAAATCGCACGGTGGAAATGCTGCTTACGACCGTTAAAACTGACACTTTGATTACGGGTAAAATTCTGTCTTTGATGGTGTTGGCTTTAATTCAGATTTTGGTAATTGTTTTGCCAGTTTTGGCGGGCTATTTGGCATTTGGCTCGAAGTTGCAATTGCCTAATCTGGACTTGAGTACGCTTGTGTTTGATCCTGTGAGAATTGGTCTGGCGATCATAATTTTCTCTGCAAGCTTCACTTTATTTACGGGAATGTTGGTGACTTTGGGCGCGATGATGCCGACCGCCAAAGAAGCCAGTCAGTGGTTCGGAATTGTAATTATGCTATTCATTGGTCCATTTTACGGAATCACGGCGTTCGTCTCCTTCCCTGATTATTTCTTCGTTAAGTTCTTATCGCTATTTCCATTCACCGCGCCGATTCCATTGTTATTACGAAACGCAATAGGCAATTTGCCGATTTGGGAAGCTCTGCTCGGTACGGCAATTTTGGTCGCTACAGCGGTGTTTGTCATGTGGCTATCCGTGCGCGTTTTCCGTTACGGCGCGATGTCTTATGATAGTAAATTATCTTTGTCGGCGTTGCGGACACGTCGAAAAGCTGGTAAAGTTTAA
- a CDS encoding AI-2E family transporter gives MKVRIEIDTKTFVRFWLVVMGFGLAGLAIYSAKDALVLLGISLFLALALNRPVAAIAKKLPGKSRLGGTALAYTTLVLLLGCVIWFVIPPIVQQSAKFVESIPSIIDQASSQWRGVNDFIDKNNLRPQVDSMMENIKQQSSSWATSVGTNLLSSVGSLASFLGSLFLVLVLSFLMLLEGPTWVKRLWGLYNDEEKMERHKKLVGRMYNVITGYVSGQLTVSGIDAILSGFVVFVLSLTFPVINSNLAMLTVMATFVLTLIPMFGATIAGALISLLLFFNNMTAGVIYAIYFVIYQQIENNFVSPSIQSKKVELSALTVLVAVTIGLYVGGLLGGLVAIPAAGVVKVLLDNYLEQAKSERVESEKPLNKLVKKLKNED, from the coding sequence ATGAAAGTACGTATAGAGATAGACACGAAAACATTTGTGCGATTTTGGCTGGTCGTGATGGGCTTTGGTCTGGCTGGTCTGGCAATTTATTCCGCAAAGGACGCGCTGGTTTTATTGGGAATTTCCCTGTTTTTGGCGTTGGCATTGAACCGTCCAGTTGCGGCAATTGCTAAGAAGCTTCCTGGAAAAAGCCGATTGGGCGGCACGGCACTGGCGTACACGACGCTGGTTCTGCTTTTGGGTTGTGTGATCTGGTTTGTTATTCCGCCAATTGTCCAACAATCTGCCAAATTTGTCGAAAGCATTCCTAGCATAATTGATCAAGCCAGCTCACAGTGGCGTGGCGTCAATGATTTTATTGATAAGAACAATTTGCGCCCACAGGTCGATTCGATGATGGAAAACATTAAGCAGCAATCTTCGTCTTGGGCCACGAGCGTTGGCACGAATCTGTTGTCCAGCGTTGGTTCTTTGGCGTCGTTCTTAGGCTCGCTATTCTTGGTGCTGGTATTGTCATTCCTGATGCTTCTCGAGGGTCCAACTTGGGTGAAGCGTTTGTGGGGACTATACAACGACGAAGAAAAAATGGAGCGTCATAAGAAGCTGGTTGGCCGAATGTATAATGTGATTACGGGATATGTTTCTGGGCAATTGACCGTTTCTGGAATCGATGCGATATTGTCAGGTTTCGTAGTGTTTGTGCTGAGCTTGACATTCCCTGTCATAAATTCCAATTTGGCAATGCTCACCGTTATGGCGACGTTTGTGTTGACGCTAATTCCGATGTTTGGCGCAACGATTGCTGGTGCGTTGATATCACTGTTACTATTCTTCAATAATATGACCGCGGGCGTTATTTACGCGATTTATTTCGTGATTTACCAACAGATTGAGAACAACTTTGTCTCCCCTTCTATCCAATCAAAGAAGGTTGAATTGTCGGCTCTGACTGTCTTGGTTGCGGTGACAATTGGTTTATATGTCGGCGGTCTATTGGGCGGTTTGGTTGCTATTCCAGCCGCTGGCGTCGTAAAAGTTTTGCTGGATAATTACTTGGAGCAGGCCAAGTCTGAGCGCGTTGAAAGCGAAAAGCCTCTTAATAAATTAGTTAAGAAATTGAAAAACGAGGATTAA
- the cysS gene encoding cysteine--tRNA ligase — MIKLYNTLTRRKDELTPLDGETVKFYTCGLTVYSQPHIGNWVGYIYWDVLVRLLRWQDIPVIRTQNITDVGHLTSDDDNGEDKMEKGARREGKTAWDVAERYISIANHEAYDVLKLIKPDYLVRATDYIQQQIDFAKGLDEKGFLYKIDGDGMYFDTSLLKDYGKLARLDVAGLEAGARVSVEGKRNITDFAVWKFSPKDAKRDMEWDSPWGIGFPGWHLECSTIARETLGDSIDIHAGGIDHIPVHHTNEIAQSESLTGKQFSQIWLHNNHIKVDGRKMSKSLGNIITLEDIISRGFSPMAFKLAILSKHYQTEGNFTWEILEAAQARLNHWRDYAVLRHQTHDTLEDDDDKDEQDDSVSLLAGRQALVEKLNDDLDTPGALALIDEVFSKLDHTSLDKIHRQSLVQFIDEIDEILGLDLAESTPDITDDLKRLIIQRRQARAEKNWEESDRIRDELLQAGVAVRDTPSGSIWTWK, encoded by the coding sequence ATGATAAAGCTCTATAACACGCTCACTAGACGAAAAGATGAACTGACGCCGCTTGACGGAGAAACGGTCAAGTTTTACACCTGTGGTCTAACAGTTTATTCGCAACCGCACATCGGCAACTGGGTTGGCTATATTTACTGGGATGTGTTAGTACGACTGCTACGCTGGCAAGATATCCCAGTTATTCGAACGCAAAACATCACTGATGTTGGTCATTTGACAAGTGATGACGATAACGGCGAAGACAAAATGGAAAAAGGTGCCCGCCGTGAAGGGAAGACTGCCTGGGATGTGGCGGAAAGATATATTTCCATAGCTAATCACGAGGCTTACGACGTGTTGAAATTGATAAAACCTGACTATTTGGTGCGGGCGACGGATTATATTCAACAGCAGATTGACTTCGCAAAAGGACTGGACGAAAAAGGATTTTTATATAAAATCGACGGCGACGGCATGTATTTTGATACGTCACTTTTGAAGGATTACGGGAAATTAGCGCGGCTGGACGTGGCGGGGCTGGAGGCTGGCGCCAGAGTGAGCGTTGAAGGAAAGCGCAATATTACTGACTTCGCCGTCTGGAAGTTTTCGCCAAAAGACGCCAAGCGCGACATGGAGTGGGATAGTCCGTGGGGAATCGGTTTTCCTGGCTGGCATCTGGAATGTTCGACGATTGCCCGTGAAACGCTCGGCGACTCCATCGATATTCACGCAGGCGGAATTGATCATATTCCAGTTCATCACACGAATGAGATTGCCCAGAGCGAAAGTCTGACTGGGAAGCAATTTTCTCAGATTTGGCTACATAATAATCACATAAAAGTCGATGGTCGAAAGATGAGCAAATCTCTGGGGAATATTATTACGCTGGAAGATATTATTTCGCGAGGGTTTAGTCCGATGGCGTTTAAGCTGGCGATTCTCAGCAAGCATTATCAAACGGAGGGCAATTTTACCTGGGAAATCCTGGAAGCAGCACAGGCGCGATTGAACCATTGGCGGGATTACGCGGTTCTGAGACATCAGACTCACGACACACTGGAAGATGACGATGATAAGGACGAGCAGGACGATTCGGTTTCGTTGCTAGCGGGACGTCAGGCGTTGGTCGAGAAATTGAATGACGATTTGGATACTCCAGGCGCACTGGCGTTGATTGATGAAGTATTTTCAAAGTTGGATCATACGTCGCTTGATAAAATTCATCGACAGAGTCTAGTGCAGTTTATTGATGAGATTGACGAGATTTTAGGGCTGGATTTGGCTGAGTCTACGCCTGATATTACTGACGATTTGAAGAGGTTGATTATCCAGCGACGTCAAGCGCGTGCAGAGAAAAATTGGGAAGAATCCGACAGAATTCGCGATGAACTTCTTCAGGCTGGCGTTGCCGTTCGCGACACTCCAAGTGGCAGCATCTGGACATGGAAATAG
- a CDS encoding DHH family phosphoesterase: MLDTAKQFIQSANNIVIIQAENPDGDSLGSSLALEEVLSDLGKTVTLYCPVDIPKYLHYIRGWDRVQNDFPFQADAAIIVDTSADILLSKVLETPGARHFLETHPTLVIDHHTAESTLSFDHIMLSETVVATGELLYKLFKHSDWKINPQAAEDLLIAIMSDSLGLTTQNTTAQTFHTAGELTELGASNAEIEERRREFMKKSPEILAYKGKLIERIEYLLDGQLALVHVPFEEIQAYSDSYNPGALIGDELRLVEGVALSCVIKTYPDGKLTARLRGNLPIADTVAGYFGGGGHPYAAGFRVYESYDEIVRELVTATDKALREAE, encoded by the coding sequence ATGCTAGACACAGCTAAACAATTCATTCAATCCGCAAACAATATAGTTATTATTCAAGCCGAAAATCCCGACGGCGACAGCTTGGGTTCAAGCTTGGCGCTAGAAGAAGTCTTAAGCGACCTAGGGAAGACTGTTACTTTATATTGTCCAGTAGATATACCGAAATATCTTCATTATATTCGCGGTTGGGATCGAGTGCAGAACGACTTTCCGTTTCAAGCCGACGCTGCGATAATTGTCGATACGAGCGCGGATATCCTTCTCAGCAAGGTATTAGAAACTCCTGGGGCGCGACATTTTCTGGAAACACACCCGACTCTGGTTATTGATCATCACACAGCCGAATCGACACTTAGCTTTGACCATATTATGTTATCCGAAACCGTCGTGGCGACCGGGGAATTACTGTATAAGCTGTTCAAGCATTCCGACTGGAAGATAAATCCTCAGGCTGCCGAAGATTTATTGATAGCTATTATGAGCGATAGCCTGGGACTTACTACGCAAAACACCACAGCTCAGACTTTTCATACGGCGGGAGAACTTACAGAGCTGGGCGCATCCAATGCGGAAATTGAAGAGCGACGACGCGAATTTATGAAGAAATCGCCAGAAATTTTGGCGTACAAGGGGAAATTGATCGAGCGAATCGAATATTTATTAGACGGACAATTGGCGCTGGTGCATGTGCCATTTGAAGAAATCCAAGCCTACAGCGATTCCTATAACCCCGGCGCGTTGATTGGCGATGAATTGAGGCTGGTTGAAGGCGTGGCGCTTAGCTGTGTTATTAAAACTTATCCTGACGGCAAATTAACCGCACGCTTACGGGGTAATTTACCAATTGCCGATACCGTGGCTGGATACTTCGGTGGCGGCGGTCATCCGTATGCGGCAGGATTCCGCGTATATGAAAGTTATGATGAAATCGTCCGAGAATTAGTTACAGCGACAGATAAGGCTCTACGAGAAGCAGAATAG
- a CDS encoding PKD domain-containing protein, giving the protein MNKFKKIGIAISLGFAMLGGIWLASPSQAAGCNSFNVVYCGTHSMSELQTAYSRTEIKELYKEWYVTETMVQGGSNMREGVVDANGNITVDGRVVATNAITVQSKAGTRQPQPQRSYKTSNGYTYYQYTTGQSFVDGPKSYNIYAWFDNSGSFITGVIKDCGNPVWGNPTTPPAKPALTCDALQVTEISRNTFKFSVKATAKGGASITSYTYNFGDNNIKTTNSSEIQYTYAKEGNYTVTITVNGKETGEVKRQNPNCQKTVTVKPEPKMIVCVIEEGGKKYTKEIKKEEFNEKIHKTNLDECKETPAKITVCVIEEGGKKYTKEIKKEEFNEKIHKTNLDECKETPTPTPNTPSTPTPSPELPKTGASDAIMSALGLGGLTTATIAYIASRRQM; this is encoded by the coding sequence ATGAACAAATTTAAGAAAATCGGCATTGCTATCTCTTTGGGATTTGCTATGCTCGGTGGAATCTGGTTGGCATCACCTTCACAGGCTGCCGGCTGTAACAGCTTTAACGTTGTATACTGTGGTACACATTCTATGTCAGAATTGCAAACAGCATACAGCCGTACAGAAATTAAAGAGCTATACAAAGAGTGGTACGTTACTGAGACTATGGTTCAGGGCGGATCAAATATGCGCGAAGGCGTAGTTGACGCAAATGGTAACATTACAGTTGACGGTCGTGTTGTAGCTACAAACGCTATAACCGTACAGTCTAAAGCTGGTACTCGTCAACCTCAGCCACAACGTAGCTATAAGACCTCAAACGGATATACTTACTACCAATACACAACTGGTCAGAGCTTCGTTGACGGACCTAAGAGCTACAATATTTACGCATGGTTTGACAATAGCGGCTCATTTATCACTGGTGTGATTAAAGACTGTGGTAACCCAGTTTGGGGTAACCCAACAACACCTCCAGCAAAGCCTGCTCTAACATGTGACGCTTTGCAAGTAACTGAGATTTCTCGAAACACCTTTAAGTTCAGCGTTAAGGCAACTGCCAAGGGTGGCGCATCTATCACTAGCTACACATACAACTTCGGTGATAACAACATCAAGACAACTAACTCATCAGAAATTCAATACACTTACGCAAAAGAAGGCAACTACACAGTTACTATTACTGTAAACGGTAAAGAAACTGGTGAAGTTAAGAGGCAAAACCCTAACTGTCAAAAAACTGTTACGGTTAAGCCAGAGCCAAAAATGATCGTTTGTGTAATTGAAGAAGGTGGTAAGAAGTACACTAAGGAGATTAAAAAGGAAGAGTTTAACGAAAAGATTCACAAGACTAACTTGGACGAATGTAAGGAAACTCCTGCTAAGATCACAGTCTGTGTAATTGAAGAAGGTGGTAAGAAGTACACTAAGGAGATTAAAAAGGAAGAGTTTAACGAAAAGATTCACAAGACTAACTTGGACGAATGTAAGGAAACTCCTACTCCTACACCAAACACTCCTTCAACACCAACACCTAGCCCAGAATTGCCAAAGACTGGTGCAAGTGACGCGATCATGTCAGCACTAGGCCTAGGTGGACTAACTACAGCTACTATCGCTTACATCGCTAGCCGCCGCCAAATGTAA
- the recR gene encoding recombination mediator RecR, which yields MSIDILPKALTALIDDFGNLPGVGPRTAERYAYAVLRRNPKSAKQLAHSLDRLHDRVKTCPKTFALIDSDDDVSPLYADSNRNKKVVCVVEEPLDIVAIERTGQFLGTYHVLGGVISPIDNIGPEQLHIPELIERIKTDDVQEIIIATNASVEGESTALFLQRYIQEAGLNTTITRLARGIPVGVDLEYADQITLTHALEGRKQL from the coding sequence ATGTCAATCGACATTTTACCAAAAGCTCTGACTGCTTTAATTGATGATTTTGGTAATTTACCTGGAGTTGGACCGCGTACGGCTGAAAGATATGCCTACGCGGTTTTACGCCGTAATCCCAAATCCGCAAAGCAATTAGCGCATTCATTAGACCGATTACACGACCGCGTAAAAACCTGCCCGAAGACATTTGCGTTGATCGACTCAGATGACGATGTGTCGCCTTTATATGCAGATTCGAACAGGAATAAAAAAGTCGTTTGTGTAGTCGAGGAGCCGCTAGACATTGTCGCTATAGAAAGAACAGGGCAGTTCCTGGGTACATACCACGTGCTGGGCGGCGTTATCTCACCAATTGACAATATTGGACCAGAGCAATTGCATATCCCAGAGCTAATTGAACGTATAAAAACCGACGACGTTCAAGAGATTATTATCGCCACGAATGCTTCAGTTGAGGGCGAGTCGACCGCGCTATTCCTACAGCGCTACATCCAAGAAGCTGGATTAAATACGACTATCACACGCTTGGCTAGAGGCATTCCAGTCGGCGTTGACCTTGAATATGCAGACCAAATTACACTAACTCACGCACTGGAAGGTCGAAAACAGTTATAG
- a CDS encoding YbaB/EbfC family nucleoid-associated protein: protein MAFDQVKMLQQLRKAQKQLGKEIIEVEAGDGAVIVQITGELKIKSVKIDPEMVDLENIEELEHWIEIAVRDGMTKAQEVAAETMKPLMGGLGNLPF, encoded by the coding sequence ATGGCGTTTGATCAGGTAAAAATGCTGCAACAATTACGCAAAGCACAGAAACAATTAGGCAAAGAAATCATCGAAGTTGAGGCTGGCGATGGCGCTGTGATCGTGCAAATCACTGGCGAGTTAAAGATTAAATCTGTAAAGATTGACCCAGAAATGGTCGACTTGGAGAATATCGAAGAGTTGGAACACTGGATCGAAATCGCAGTTCGCGACGGCATGACAAAGGCTCAGGAAGTCGCTGCTGAAACTATGAAGCCATTGATGGGCGGCTTGGGCAACTTGCCATTCTAA
- a CDS encoding ArnT family glycosyltransferase → MKKQKVTDIFLYRWRYVFGYTLLALLYVGAIIISALHVPGGLSQAEINMVNTTNHLNFSIEGIAVTNLPFHLIQLLFFKLFGVSLLTIKAPAVIISIASSVAIFFLLKRWFKPSTTILSLLIMATTGQFLFIGQSATVGILYIFYTALTLLFATLILQKAQNASIWRISLAITTALSLFTPYFWYINLGLLIIAFLHPHPRYFLVSRKHRKSWIVPSAILFAIGCAISFLCYKSHALFYSLIGINSLSFDIVANLRTLYYTYICIFPSVVGNQITPIMDVNAMVLIGLGLFRSFQKISSARSFMIWSWLILALALLIFQPSLTPIIIIPLFILLAVGLESLMNMWYGLFPRNPYARGTGLVLISMLIIVMVAGGSFRYIDSYRYFPEATSRFNKDLSLLRKNTAPTDSFSLLVSKEESPIYEALKKHNYHQISIIHTAPANVGQTLYVSHSVKSQIPQTYSGHLSSVIVNDHKDGDRFYIYTSDRK, encoded by the coding sequence ATGAAAAAGCAAAAAGTTACCGATATATTCCTTTACCGATGGCGCTACGTTTTCGGCTATACGTTGCTGGCGTTACTATACGTGGGGGCTATTATAATTTCCGCGTTGCACGTGCCGGGAGGTTTGTCACAAGCAGAAATCAACATGGTCAATACGACAAATCACTTGAATTTTAGTATAGAAGGAATCGCCGTCACAAATCTGCCATTCCATCTTATTCAATTGCTATTCTTCAAACTGTTTGGCGTCAGTTTATTAACAATTAAAGCGCCCGCCGTAATCATTTCAATCGCCAGCTCCGTCGCAATTTTCTTCCTCTTAAAACGCTGGTTTAAGCCGTCCACAACGATTCTATCGCTATTAATCATGGCAACGACCGGACAATTCTTATTCATCGGACAAAGCGCAACTGTTGGCATTTTATACATCTTTTACACCGCGCTAACTTTGCTTTTTGCCACATTGATTCTCCAGAAAGCCCAGAACGCCTCCATTTGGCGAATCAGCTTAGCGATCACCACGGCGCTCAGCCTTTTCACCCCGTATTTTTGGTATATCAATCTGGGACTTCTGATCATCGCCTTTTTACATCCGCATCCACGCTATTTCCTCGTCTCCCGAAAACATCGCAAGTCTTGGATTGTGCCGTCCGCTATTTTATTCGCGATTGGTTGTGCGATTAGTTTTCTTTGCTATAAATCCCACGCGCTATTTTACAGCCTCATCGGCATCAACAGCCTAAGTTTTGACATTGTCGCAAACCTCAGGACTTTATATTACACATATATTTGCATTTTCCCATCAGTCGTAGGAAACCAAATCACGCCAATTATGGACGTCAACGCAATGGTGCTAATCGGACTAGGGCTATTCCGCAGCTTCCAAAAAATCTCCAGCGCCCGCTCGTTTATGATTTGGTCGTGGCTAATCTTAGCATTGGCGCTGCTCATCTTCCAGCCAAGCCTCACCCCAATAATCATCATCCCGCTATTCATTCTCTTGGCAGTCGGATTGGAATCCCTAATGAACATGTGGTACGGACTTTTCCCGCGCAACCCATATGCTCGCGGTACCGGACTGGTTCTCATATCAATGCTAATCATCGTTATGGTGGCAGGCGGCAGCTTCCGCTACATTGATAGTTATCGTTATTTCCCAGAAGCAACTTCACGCTTCAATAAAGATTTGTCTCTGCTCCGTAAGAATACCGCGCCGACCGATTCATTCTCGTTATTGGTCAGCAAAGAAGAATCGCCAATTTACGAAGCGCTTAAAAAGCACAACTATCACCAAATATCAATTATCCACACAGCACCAGCAAACGTCGGACAAACTTTATACGTTAGCCACAGCGTAAAGTCTCAAATTCCGCAGACTTACTCTGGGCACTTGTCGTCAGTAATTGTCAATGACCATAAGGACGGCGACCGATTCTATATCTACACATCCGACCGCAAATAG
- the dnaB gene encoding replicative DNA helicase yields the protein MADKSEEVKGKIPPQNLDAEKSLLGAVLIDEEVLADAAEITHPSDFYDKNHGLIFAGMMRLFEKHKPVDLLTLTDELKRKDELELVGGSAYLTELTNYVPTAAHASAYAEMIAQAAVRRRLIKASGDISELGYDESTTTQELLEKAEAELFSVSDQSTKQDLVSLESILTDSFDRIEELSKNKGSLRGVRTGYRDLDNMTAGLQKSDLIILAARPAMGKTTLVTNLAYNVATIEKSPVLFFSLEMSKEQLVDRMLADASGVDSWNIRTGNLSDEDFAKLSEAMGEMAEAPIYIDDTPGLSVLEMRTKARRIAHENPLGLIIVDYLQLMQANGNHNGNRVQEVSEISRGLKLIARELNVPLIALSQLSRSVESRTPPIPQLADLRESGSIEQDADIVSFIYRPGYYEPDNPEVQNITDLIIAKHRNGPVGKVQLYFHPERLRFMSLDRKHE from the coding sequence ATGGCAGACAAGAGTGAAGAAGTAAAAGGGAAGATACCGCCACAAAATTTGGACGCAGAAAAGAGTTTGCTTGGGGCGGTTTTAATTGACGAGGAAGTTTTGGCGGACGCCGCAGAAATTACTCACCCTAGCGATTTTTACGACAAGAATCACGGATTGATTTTTGCTGGAATGATGCGGCTATTTGAAAAACATAAGCCCGTCGACCTCCTGACCTTAACCGACGAGTTGAAACGTAAGGATGAACTGGAATTGGTTGGCGGCTCGGCATATCTGACAGAGCTAACAAATTACGTCCCAACGGCAGCGCACGCATCGGCTTATGCGGAAATGATTGCGCAAGCAGCGGTTCGCAGGCGCCTAATAAAAGCGAGCGGCGATATTTCAGAACTTGGCTATGACGAATCGACGACCACGCAGGAATTATTAGAGAAGGCTGAAGCTGAACTTTTCAGCGTGTCAGACCAATCAACCAAGCAAGATTTGGTCAGCCTGGAAAGTATTCTGACGGATAGCTTTGACCGAATTGAAGAGCTTAGTAAGAATAAAGGCTCTCTCAGGGGAGTTCGCACTGGTTATCGTGATCTGGACAATATGACCGCTGGTCTACAAAAATCGGACTTGATCATTCTGGCCGCGCGTCCAGCCATGGGTAAGACGACGCTGGTGACGAATTTGGCTTATAACGTGGCAACAATTGAAAAGAGTCCCGTCCTATTCTTCAGTCTGGAGATGAGTAAGGAACAGCTGGTCGACCGTATGCTGGCAGATGCATCGGGTGTTGATAGCTGGAATATTCGCACCGGAAATCTGAGCGACGAAGATTTTGCTAAATTGTCTGAAGCTATGGGTGAAATGGCTGAGGCGCCAATTTACATCGATGACACACCGGGGCTGTCAGTTTTGGAAATGCGCACTAAAGCGCGTCGAATTGCCCACGAAAATCCATTAGGGCTAATTATCGTCGACTATTTGCAGCTTATGCAAGCCAACGGAAACCACAACGGGAACCGCGTTCAGGAAGTTTCGGAAATTTCCCGTGGACTGAAGCTTATTGCTCGCGAATTGAATGTGCCGCTAATTGCCCTGAGTCAGCTGAGCCGTTCTGTCGAATCGCGCACGCCACCAATTCCGCAACTAGCCGACCTGCGTGAATCTGGTTCCATTGAGCAGGACGCCGACATCGTGAGCTTTATTTATCGCCCTGGATATTACGAGCCTGACAACCCGGAAGTTCAGAATATTACAGACCTCATCATCGCCAAGCATCGTAACGGCCCAGTCGGTAAAGTCCAATTGTACTTCCACCCAGAGCGCCTACGCTTTATGAGCCTGGATCGCAAGCATGAATAG